From a single Aspergillus puulaauensis MK2 DNA, chromosome 2, nearly complete sequence genomic region:
- a CDS encoding uncharacterized protein (COG:S;~EggNog:ENOG410PTJC) — MDLLKTHLSFACMHAFEDIGVQELEEELLRKVPQAECHCEYSCSEDVLVMKGKLEGHIVAITAVISSFIEKQKSKDLLDTPRLRVLDLPSVVQDGSTAVDDPQWVGNGSLLTLDDDTGTLIPHPRTQITKFWLSSAGGVGCFAANMYQETIGKVTKGTGTEITVVDEVKGLQVSGGRETDVDDALAKLTRIENPLSLLDNPAIINIAVDQPQEDSGYRIQPYAVLGPVAVRRILADPSWDGLGQMFVTVFYSFDADYQKYIPPPNLIEPPLCSSENGKSRIWSDFSFQPLGKADDFLALESMMENSQDECQLLPPKDITGHPYLSPEKAKQVNEWVVPAASMLDPSTSQSAEGVMSRPTEHTSVKAPGIKVRRPVQPPKVDSVSKAKSVSPEVAPSESQVEPSGKLIANTPRKKWRMKYEPNLGSSDAAQASDTKVEKDIGNRKPLERPVISNTTKPEGRPYVPIISDSTKNGLNRYPTRAIKPDITHSKAEKGGRNKQMIRSKPPKKDDELIDVRTPVNATRLNHPPLLFNTPALIPEPSISVAGIPEPTDASGKRSTISVGARFADLAGLSIAGATNADESTSSVSMQDSSSSKSNFPEQDARLQRLKLAYNNHLSSTVSKTFVKPCKRPGDINKLLEKQVIDDYERSQRSEAEQSVRETENRQYHHIMNQKAGKPGQKSKNKVASAAKKQATLEDAWGMPKQKKRLGSLKTQNPSVKGDSMVPATAETEQKARRNIGEDIERVFAAMKPMLEAAEAFPGILVLEVQLGLVLIPFVPKKCGDKLISLNEWSRIFQLQSGLTAPSTKFVNRLTACGTEIDRIVDLKPSKSVGRPRLFQQEYSEYDICYEFHCRTNANELLIIAVDEQGGYTIQTPKSIIGAVNMHFPRKIWDARAVLSVQNRYYSPEVEEAAKYLADHIWIPAEKSIRVHTALPKGSKITIQKVFMKRWTRHRHIRPDEALGCEQNANEGHDIFLQVMEVQDLFIGTVTQDLSEVEYIRARFTKAEEMVCRGRVWYELSLVSPAIETILKTNMNLEVGERTEDWRCPDLFGDTAAFFTGQPPSPVAAAIGPAGIAELCQVAKEVVNKMDGVGTCNRGPMSPDTQRVPAINSQGNKGWSHEDLESVKEVESVVARMNEGPMAVGVIKQEQAEKEFW, encoded by the exons ATGGACCTCCTGAAAACGCACCTGTCATTTGCGTGCATGCACGCATTCGAGGATATAGGA GTCCAAGAACTTGAAGAGGAACTGCT CCGCAAGGTTCCGCAAGCAGAGTGCCATTGCGAGTATTCCTGTTCTGAAGAT GTGCTCGTTATGAAAGGCAAACTTGAAGGGCATATTGTCGCCATCACTGCtgtgatttcttctttcatcGAAAAGCAAAAGAGCAAGGACTTGCTGGAT ACACCCCGCCTTCGTGTGTTAGATCTGCCGTCAGTAGTACAAGATGGTTCAACCGCAGTAGATGATCCCCAATGGGTTGGTAACGGAAGCCTCCTGACCCTGGATGATGACACGGGAACGCTCATACCTCACCCTCGGACTCAAATCACAAAATTTTGGCTGTCATCTGCCGGAGGTGTAGGTTGTTTTGCCGCAAATATGTATCAGGAGACGATTGGGAAAGTCACAAAGGGTACCGGGACGGAGATAACTGTCGTTGACGAAGTAAAGGGTCTGCAAGTCTCGGGTGGCAGAGAAACCGATGTAGATGACGCATTAGCGAAGCTTACACGGATTGAAAATCCTTTG TCGCTTCTTGACAACCCAGCCATTATCAACATTGCAGTTGACCAACCTCAAGAAGACTCTGGATACAGGATCCAGCCATATGCTGTCTTAGGCCCGGTGGCCGTTCGTCGCATTCTCGCCGATCCATCTTGGGACGGTCTAGGTCAAATGTTCGTTACCGTCTTCTATTCATTCGATGCGGACTATCAAAAATATATTCCGCCCCCAAACCTGATAGAACCCCCTCTCTGCAGCAGTGAAAATGGGAAATCCCGCATTTGGAGTGACTTTTCGTTCCAACCGCTAGGCAAGGCGGATGATTTTCTGGCATTAGAATCAATGATGGAAAACAGTCAAGACGAATGTCAATTATTGCCACCAAAAGACATAACGGGCCATCCATATCTCTCTCCAGAGAAGGCAAAGCAAGTTAATGAATGGGTCGTACCAGCAGCCTCGATGCTCGACCCATCCACAAGCCAATCAGCCGAGGGCGTTATGTCAAGGCCTACAGAGCACACCAGTGTCAAGGCACCTGGTATCAAAGTGCGACGGCCAGTACAGCCTCCTAAAGTGGACTCGGTCTCGAAAGCCAAAAGCGTGTCACCTGAAGTTGCGCCCTCTGAATCACAGGTAGAACCAAGTGGCAAACTCATAGCCAACACACCTCGAAAGAAATGGAGAATGAAGTACGAGCCAAATCTGGGTAGCTCTGACGCCGCTCAGGCTTCGGATACCAAAGTCGAAAAAGATATTGGAAATCGTAAACCCCTCGAGAGACCTGTCATTTCGAATACCACAAAGCCCGAAGGCCGCCCATACGTCCCTATAATATCTGACTCCACAAAGAACGGTCTTAATAGGTACCCAACTAGAGCGATCAAGCCTGACATTACCCATTCGAAGGCTGAAAAAGGAGGTCGAAACAAGCAAATGATAAGGAGCAAACCCCCCAAAAAGGATGATGAGCTAATTGACGTACGGACACCGGTCAATGCGACTCGATTgaatcatcctcctctcctgtTCAATACGCCGGCACTCATCCCCGAACCATCAATTTCTGTAGCTGGAATACCAGAACCTACTGATGCCTCTGGAAAACGCTCTACGATATCCGTCGGTGCACGCTTTGCCGATCTTGCTGGGTTGAGCATTGCTGGAGCCACCAATGCTGATGAGTCAACCAGTTCAGTGTCAATGCAAGATAGCTCTTCGAGTAAATCGAATTTTCCCGAACAGGATGCAAGACTACAGAGATTGAAACTTGCATATAATAATCACCTGTCATCAACCGTCTCAAAAACCTTTGTCAAACCGTGCAAGCGCCCAGGGGATATCAATAAGTTGCTCGAAAAGCAAGTCATCGACGACTATGAAAGGTCTCAAAGGTCCGAAGCTGAGCAGTCTGTGCGTGAGACAGAGAATAGGCAGTACCATCACATTATGAATCAAAAAGCGGGAAAGCCTGGCCAGAAATCGAAGAACAAAGTAGCATCGGCGGCCAAAAAACAAGCCACCCTCGAAGATGCTTGGGGCATGccaaagcagaagaagcggcTCGGATCCTTGAAAACGCAGAACCCATCTGTAAAGGGTGATTCTATGgttccagcaacagccgaGACGGAGCAAAAGGCGAGGCGAAATATAGGCGAAGACATTGAACGCGTGTTTGCGGCAATGAAGCCGATGCTTGAGGCGGCCGAAGCATTTCCTGGCATTCTAGTGCTCGAGGTACAGCTGGGGCTTGTTCTTATCCCGTTTGTTCCCAAAAAGTGTGGCGATAAATTAATATCGTTAAACGAGTGGTCAAGAATCTTCCAGCTTCAATCTGGATTGACGGCGCCGAGTACCAAGTTTGTGAACAGACTGACAGCTTGTGGTACCGAGATCGACCGAATTGTCGACCTCAAACCCTCTAAATCTGTAGGGAGACCGCGCTTATTTCAACAAGAATATAGCGAGTACGATATTTGCTATGAGTTCCACTGTCGAACAAATGCCAATGAACTGCTCATAATTGCTGTTGATGAGCAGGGCGGCTATACAATTCAGACTCCGAAATCGATCATTGGAGCGGTAAATATGCACTTCCCTCGGAAGATATGGGACGCTAGGGCAGTTCTTTCTGTTCAGAATCGGTATTATTCTCcggaagttgaagaagctgcaAAGTACCTCGCAGATCATATTTGGATCCCGGCTGAAAAGTCGATTCGTGTTCACACCGCGCTCCCAAAGGGTAGCAAGATTACTATCCAAAAGGTGTTCATGAAGCGCTGGACCCGCCATCGGCACATTCGTCCCGACGAAGCCTTGGGCTGTGAACAAAACGCAAACGAAGGCCACGATATCTTCCTTCAAGTTATGGAGGTCCAAGATCTCTTCATCGGAACCGTAACTCAAGATTTGTCCGAAGTTGAATACATCAGAGCCCGCTTTACGAAAGCGGAAGAAATGGTCTGCAGGGGTAGAGTTTGGTACGAACTTTCGCTGGTCAGCCCTGCTATCGAGACTATTTTGAAGACCAATATGAACCTTGAGGTTGGTGAACGCACTGAGGACTGGCGTTGCCCGGATTTGTTTGGAGACACTGCTGCTTTCTTCACTGGACAACCTCCAAGCCCCGTAGCAGCGGCAATTGGCCCTGCTGGAATCGCTGAGCTGTGCCAAGTTGCAAAGGAAGTCGTGAACAAGATGGACGGAGTTGGAACCTGTAATCGTGGCCCAATGAGCCCTGACACGCAGCGAGTTCCCGCGATTAACAGTCAAGGGAACAAGGGTTGGAGTCATGAAGATCTCGAGAGTGTCAAAGAGGTGGAAAGCGTAGTTGCAAGAATGAACGAAGGTCCAATGGCTGTTGGGGTCATCAAACAAGAGCAGGCAGAAAAGGAATTCTGGTAG
- the EMC3 gene encoding ER membrane complex subunit EMC3 (BUSCO:EOG0926431P;~COG:S;~EggNog:ENOG410PKAD;~InterPro:IPR008568,IPR002809;~PFAM:PF01956;~TransMembrane:3 (o16-34i130-151o182-201i);~go_component: GO:0016020 - membrane [Evidence IEA]): MALQGVEQTILRDPALFYWILIPITVVMILTGMLRHYATVLMNSPPKPASTLAESRERLTLFRAVNLRNHASAVLSKEAFEMRKNYLVTGFQNGEFLKDPENRGQPPANPMSDPAAMEGMMGMMKGNMMMMIPQTLIMSWINAFFSGFVILKLPFPLTVRFKSMLQSGVMTRDLDVRWVSSLSWYFLNLFGLQSVFGFILGSDNAANQMAQQMGQMNPAAQANPFQPGQDPHKLYVNEAENLEVVEHFCILDGIEERVLRKYGAA, encoded by the exons ATGGCATTGCAAGGTGTAGAGCAGACGATCCTTAGGGATCCCGCTCTATT CTACTGGATCTTGATTCCCATTACTGTTGTCATG ATTTTGACTGGTATGCTACGCCACTATGCTACAGTTTTGATGAACTCCCCCCCAAAGCCTGCCTCAACCCTGGCCGAGTCCCGCGAACGTCTCACCCTTTTCCGCGCCGTCAATTTACGTAACCACGCCTCTGCCGTACTGTCGAAAGAGGCCTTCGAAATGCGGAAAAATTACCTCGTTACTGGCTTCCAGAATGGCGAGTTTCTCAAGGACCCCGAGAACCGTGGACAACCCCCCGCCAATCCCATGTCAGATCCTGCCGCTATGGAGGGCATGATGGGCATGATGAAAGGGaatatgatgatgatgatcCCCCAGACCCTGATAATGAGTTGGATCAATGCGTTCTTCTCAGGATTTGTTATCT TGAAACTTCCATTTCCTCTCACAGTTCGCTTCAAGTCGATGTTGCAATCCGGTGTCATGACTCGTGACTTGGATGTGAGATGGGTGTCGAGTTTATCATGGTACTTCCTGAATTTGTTCGGTCTGCAATCTGTTTTCGGATTTATTCTGGGCAGTGATAATG CTGCCAACCAAATGGCTCAGCAGATGGGTCAAATGAACCCCGCTGCTCAAGCAAACCCTTTTCAGCCTGGACAAGATCCACATAAATTGTATGTGAACGAAGCAGAGAACCTGGAGGTAGTGGAACATTTCTGTATTCTCGACGGCATTGAGGAGAGAGTTCTGCGCAAGTATGGTGCTGCTTAA
- a CDS encoding signal peptidase complex subunit 2 (BUSCO:EOG09265B95;~COG:U;~EggNog:ENOG410PQTS;~InterPro:IPR009582;~PFAM:PF06703;~TransMembrane:2 (i46-65o77-100i);~go_component: GO:0005787 - signal peptidase complex [Evidence IEA];~go_component: GO:0016021 - integral component of membrane [Evidence IEA];~go_process: GO:0006465 - signal peptide processing [Evidence IEA]) yields MASAAAPKVPVYSSNDLKSTTDDALVPYLSTLPRPYTFKQDHFKTTVRFVVGYSAVAIAAFTFYADRKLGWEATRSPWIIAAVASYFILNSILTYWIWAVEASEVFRGKRGSGETISIRSSVKKHTPLYKLQVQYKSASNTILEEKEIQAPFTAWFSADGTFHPDPLRKWLAKEIKVLGLAAQETEKKTGGVASVVGVEESDSNGKKSSKSPR; encoded by the exons ATGGCTTCAGCAGCGGCACCCAAGGTGCCTGTTTACTCTTCCAATG ACCTCAAGTCAACAACAGATGATGCCCTAGTTCCCTACCTATCAACCCTTCCACGACCCTATACATTCAAGCAAGACCACTTCAAGACAACTGTCCGTTTTGTCGTGGGATACAGCGCTGTCGCAATTGCTGCATTCACATTTTACGCAGACCGCAAGCTAGGTTGGGAAGCGACACGGTCGCCATGGATCATTGCCGCCGTGGCCTCGTACTTCATCCTGAACTCGATTCTCACTTACTGGATTTGGGCAGTTGAGGCCAGCGAAGTCTTCCGGGGGAAGCGCGGTTCTGGCGAGACG ATATCAATTCGTTCGTCCGTCAAGAAACACACGCCACTTTACAAGCTACAAGTCCAGTATAAATCCGCATCAAATACCATtctcgaggagaaggagatccAGGCACCGTTCACAGCTTGGTTTTCTGCGGATGGGACCTTTCACCCAGATCCTTTGCGCAAGTGGCTTGCTAAGGAGATTAAAGTGTTAGGGTTGGCTGCTCAAGAAACTGAAAAGAAGACTGGCGGTGTAGCCAGCGTTGTAGGAGTGGAGGAGTCTGACAGCAACGGAAAGAAGAGTTCGAAAAGTCCAAGGTAA
- a CDS encoding MET18/MMS19 family protein (BUSCO:EOG09260SR2;~COG:K,L;~EggNog:ENOG410PIBN;~InterPro:IPR016024,IPR011989,IPR039920,IPR029240, IPR024687;~PFAM:PF12460,PF14500;~go_process: GO:0097428 - protein maturation by iron-sulfur cluster transfer [Evidence IEA]), which produces MSALQTFMLVVDHDKQEARQIAERVAQDVESRKTTLVEIVQSLGEYINDEDPLLRGKAVSYLTAVIKALPPKFLTRQQVQVLTTFFCDRIEDGGAVAGLETLQKSDRFTKSMAAELAMALFANFGSLQSRAQSQRFQVYQLLNELMSNHRAVLHEMGDTSLVGTVDLMTGEKDPRNLMLVFSILKVIMVEWDISNHVEVLFDSVYNYFPITFRPPPNDPYGITAQDLKDRLQDCISSTSHFAPHAIPSLLDKLDSTSPNVKKDALNALIACIGLYNADTVSTYSITIWETLKFEILNAQEEFLSELSLQALHDIAKRLSEGVTEISDQLPLAHYLRPITKECNEQLREPQQKQARPAQQILKAISEASAASFTLIVQVVVAPLLTLYQGADGITKQRALLETLTLFFESAIAVFGEWTTRDPAVSAENPLIEFKDQFSEIFGQALMGTVKEEVSFRISALRGFLRLSIVRDYFHDSEIGLFVQYLNEILLKEESVGRDDLKKEAISALAEISKHQPRLIMDITFPAFVATLPDSDEGAESNYIPTLETLAQISVEKAIFETLVRRLLTKLSLLLQKEEPGSAAYPRAILLTIFYVMNQRELEGDSSLDMYYDKIVVAMCQRAAATASGKAANNVLADPTVLDILGRLCNIIVRALPRSKQDEVTKNIYTLFASPGDFRPVPFTQSSTDQRRTMILSSYLLAGLPADSTLPHGISELLSSTVKLSINETEPPTQIAILRHVALLVNKFLLKPELGVATSLLDSLLSGETTATESQSPETVKTIFWLSKALILRLAPTTTQILTSILSLLSSPSEKTSTTASRGFGILLKDDDVLSTTNGANIRLLAKQRVFTTLIPLISSKIREINITNNADTNTAPSTTEHIKPAHLTALSGILSTISATLVLPELPTLLPLLLQSLDLQTADSQAVRAATLQTLAIIIRESGVTVIDECGHVQSLVSRLLKTAEHKSSSDGEDVKINPPRLRVDALRCLFLLAQPPNAEGAPAVAKSGKASPLLPVRNQVLRALGFVLDDPKRDVRKAAVDARGAWLRGVDAVEEDDD; this is translated from the exons ATGTCGGCCTTGCAGACGTTCATGCTGGTCGTTGACCATGACAAGCAGGAAGCTAGACAGATTGCCGAGCGAGTTGCCCAAG ATGTGGAGAGCAGGAAGACGACCCTCGTTGAAATCGTACAGTCTCTGGGAGAATATATCAATGACGAAGACCCACTCCTCCGGGGCAAGGCCGTTTCCTACCTGACCGCAGTGATTAAAGCCCTTCCTCCGAAGTTTCTCACGAGACAACAAGTTCAGGTCCTGACGACGTTCTTTTGTGACCGTATTGAAGATGGgggtgctgttgctggactCGAGACATTGCAGAAGTCGGATAGGTTTACAAAGAGCATGGCCGCGGAATTGGCGATGGC GCTTTTTGCGAACTTCGGTTCCCTGCAGTCTCGGGCTCAATCCCAAAGATTCCAGGTTTACCAGTTGCTAAATGAACTAATGTCCAATCACAGAGCCG TCTTACACGAAATGGGTGATACATCTCTTGTTGGGACAGTTGATCTCATGACAGGCGAGAAGGACCCGCGCAATCTTATGCTGGTATTCTCTATTTTGAAGGTGATCATGGTTGAATGGGATATTTCAAACCATGTCGAG GTTTTGTTTGATTCTGTCTACAACTACTTTCCTATCACATTCAGGCCACCGCCCAATGATCCCTATGGGATCACCGCTCAAGATTTGAAAGACCGCTTGCAGGACTGCATTTCTTCGACGAGTCACTTCGCTCCGCATGCTATCCCGTCATTGTTGGATAAGCTGGATTCAACTTCCCCGAATGTTAAG AAAGATGCACTCAACGCGTTAATCGCTTGTATCGGTTTATATAACGCGGATACCGTGTCAACGTATTCAATCACAATATGGGAGACTCTGAAGTTTGAGATTCTAAACGCTCAAGAAGAATTTCTATCCGAACTTTCACTTCAGGCTTTGCATGATATAGCAAAACGTTTATCGGAGGGTGTGACGGAAATATCCGACCAGTTGCCTCTGGCTCACTACCTACGACCGATAACTAAAGAATGTAATGAGCAGTTGCGAGAGCCCCAGCAAAAACAAGCCAGACCCGCCCAGCAGATTCTGAAAGCCATATCCGAGGCCTCTGCAGCCTCCTTTACCCTCATTGTGCAGGTTGTCGTTGCGCCTCTCCTGACACTTTACCAGGGAGCCGACGGGATCACAAAACAGCGTGCCCTTCTGGAAACATTAACATTGTTCTTCGAATCCGCAATCGCAGTATTTGGAGAGTGGACAACGAGGGATCCTGCCGTATCTGCCGAGAATCCTCTAATAGAGTTTAAAGACCAATTCTCGGAAATATTCGGCCAGGCCTTGATGGGCACAGTTAAAGAAGAGGTTTCCTTCCGCATCTCTGCTCTAAGAGGGTTCTTGCGCCTGTCAATCGTGCGCGACTACTTCCATGATTCCGAGATTGGTCTATTCGTGCAATATCTTAACGAGATTCTCTTAAAGGAAGAGTCAGTCGGCCGCGATGACCTGAAAAAAGAAGCCATTTCCGCCCTGGCTGAGATCtcaaaacatcaaccacgGCTAATAATGGACATTACATTCCCAGCCTTCGTGGCAACGCTCCCTGACTCTGATGAAGGGGCGGAGTCCAATTATATTCCGACTCTCGAAACTCTGGCGCAGATAAGTGTTGAGAAGGCCATTTTCGAGACATTGGTACGCCGACTACTAACTAAGTTGTCGCTACTGTTGCAGAAGGAGGAGCCAGGATCTGCTGCCTACCCAAGAGCTATTCTCTTGACGATCTTCTATGTTATGAACCAGAGGGAACTAGAAGGCGACTCAAGTCTGGATATGTACTATGACAAAATAGTGGTTGCTATGTGCCAACGCGCAGCCGCAACGGCTTCAGGTAAAGCGGCCAATAACGTCCTGGCCGATCCTACGGTTTTGGACATTTTGGGAAGGCTCTGTAACATCATAGTTAGAGCCCTTCCAAGATCAAAACAGGATGAAGTTACGAAGAACATCTACACTTTATTCGCTTCTCCTGGTGACTTCCGGCCTGTTCCATTCACGCAGTCGTCGACCGACCAGCGACGCACAATGATCCTGTCGAGTTACCTCCTGGCCGGTCTACCAGCAGACTCTACTCTGCCTCATGGGATTTCCGAGCTTCTCTCAAGCACCGTGAAGCTCTCGATAAACGAAACCGAACCACCCACCCAGATCGCGATCCTTCGCCATGTTGCACTCCTCGTGAACAAGTTCCTTCTCAAACCAGAGCTTGGAGTAGCAACCAGTTTACTCGACTCCCTTCTCTCTGGTGAAACTACCGCCACAGAGTCTCAAAGCCCAGAGACCGTCAAGACGATATTTTGGCTCTCCAAGGCCCTCATTCTCAGACTCGCTCCTACAACAACCCAAATACTTACTTCCATTTTGTCTCTCCTGTCTTCTCCCTCTGAAAAAACAAGCACAACAGCCTCCCGCGGGTTTGGCATCCTTCTCAAAGATGATGACGTCCTCTCCACCACAAACGGCGCCAACATCCGCCTCCTGGCAAAACAGCGCGTCTTCACAACACTAATTCCACTTATCTCTTCCAAAATTCGTGAAATAAACATCACAAACAACGCCGATACTAATACGGCGCCATCCACAACAGAACACATCAAGCCCGCACACCTAACAGCCCTCTCAGGAATCCtatcaaccatctccgccacCCTCGTCTTGCCCGAACTTCCCACACTCCTCCCCCTACTCTTACAATCCCTTGACCTCCAAACAGCAGACTCACAGGCCGTCCGAGCTGCAACGCTACAGACgctcgccatcatcatccgtGAGAGTGGCGTCACAGTCATAGACGAATGCGGACACGTTCAAAGTCTCGTTTCGAGACTCCTCAAGACAGCCGAGCACAAGTCGTCCAGTGACGGAGAAGACGTAAAGATAAACCCACCCCGACTTCGTGTTGACGCGCTCAGATGTTTGTTCTTACTCGCGCAGCCGCCGAATGCGGAGGGTGCTCCTGCTGTTGCGAAGAGCGGCAAAGCGTCACCTCTTCTGCCGGTGCGGAACCAGGTTCTTCGCGCTTTGGGGTTTGTTCTTGATGACCCAAAGCGTGATGTACGGAAagctgctgttgatgccaGGGGGGCTTGGTTGAGGggtgttgatgctgttgaggaggatgatgattgA
- a CDS encoding methylenetetrahydrofolate dehydrogenase (NAD(+)) (BUSCO:EOG09263RW3;~COG:H;~EggNog:ENOG410PHTA;~InterPro:IPR020631,IPR000672,IPR036291,IPR020630;~PFAM:PF00763;~TransMembrane:1 (o287-307i);~go_function: GO:0004488 - methylenetetrahydrofolate dehydrogenase (NADP+) activity [Evidence IEA];~go_process: GO:0055114 - oxidation-reduction process [Evidence IEA]), whose translation MATSTEPAPTSCKVMLSKHVANGLLEEVTEGVKTLEKPPHLVGFLANSDPAALMYAQWTEKTCHENGFRYSLREVHRDALEEAILAANVDPEVDGIIVYYPIFNNRQDQYLQQIVDVSKDVEGLSHRYIFNMYQNIRFLDPETKRQKCLLPCTPLAIIKILEYLNIYNTILPYGNRLHGHTICVVNRSEVVGRPLAALLANDGACVYSVDITGIQKFYRGEGLKKGRHDVEEVEGKELKDIVPLCDTVISGVPGDKYKFDTSLLRDGAVCINFSSDKNFGPEVKQKASLFVPSIGKVTIVVLLRNLLRLIQNKRMDDIKPAAATERPGTLEASS comes from the exons ATGGCTACCTCTACAGAACCAGCTCCAACCTCCTGCAAGGTGATGCTCTCAAAGCATGTCGCCAATGGCTTGCTTGAGGAAGTCACCGAGGGCGTGAAGACCCTAGAGAAGCCGCCTCACCTGGTCGGATTCCTGGCGAACAGTGATCCCGCGGCGCTGATGTATGCGCAATGGACTGAGAAGACATGTCATGAAAA TGGTTTTCGCTACTCTCTCCGCGAAGTGCACCGTGATGCTCTCGAAGAAGCAATTCTGGCCGCCAATGTCGATCCCGAAGTTGACGGCATCATCGTATACTAccccatcttcaacaaccgTCAAGACCAGTACCTGCAGCAGATCGTGGACGTATCCAAGGATGTAGAGGGTCTTAGCCACCGTTATATTTTCAACATGTATCAGAACATTCGCTTCCTCGACCCGGAGACCAAGCGTCAGAAGTGCCTTCTTCCCTGCACTCCTCTTGCCATCATTAAGATCCTGGAATACCTGAACATCTACAACACAATCCTGCCATATGGGAACCGGCTGCACGGGCACACAATCTGTGTTGTCAACCGCTCCGAGGTTGTCGGCCGACCGCTTGCTGCGTTATTGGCGAACGATGGTGCTTGCGTGTACAGTGTCGATATCACTGGCATCCAAAAGTTCtatcgaggagaaggatTGAAGAAGGGCAGACACGATGtggaggaagttgaaggcaaggagctgaaggacATCGTCCCACTGTGTGACACTGTCATCTCCGGTGTGCCTGGGGATAAGTATAAGTTTGATACTAGCCTGTTGAGAGACGGTGCTGTGTGCATCAACTTCTCGAGCGACAAG AATTTTGGCCCTGAGGTGAAGCAGAAGGCCTCTCTATTCGTGCCGTCAATTGGAAAGGTCACCATCGTTGTTCTGCTCAGAAACTTACTG AGACTCATCCAGAACAAGAGgatggatgatatcaagCCCGCTGCTGCAACCGAGCGACCTGGAACCCTGGAGGCTTCTTCATAG
- a CDS encoding uncharacterized protein (COG:S;~EggNog:ENOG410PPP5;~InterPro:IPR036378,IPR000782,IPR040200;~PFAM:PF02469;~SECRETED:SignalP(1-24)) gives MRHFSTTVTFVFLVLYCTVSEAWGLPSLSLRKRIPQSLLNKPGARHERSLEGLEGVREWLSHQEPLSGAAVEHPAEGLKMQSGSGEPVISDVLPKTRGINIFSSLTRQFESVEGRLNDSSRSVTVLAPRNNAIQDLPRKPWENPDDYEKFGEIKAYEGDEGQDRAKRNLERFVSAHIVLQSPWKEGEEVETLGGDKVKWKKDGDKIYIEPSGIQVETIAEKVSNGEVWVLNGVVNYAH, from the exons ATGCGGCATTTCTCAACTACAGTGACCTTTGTTTTCCTCGTCTTGTACTGCACAGTATCGGAGGCGTGGGGTTTACCATCCCTCTCTTTACGCAAACGTATTCCGCAATCACTACTGAACAAGCCCGGTGCACGCCACGAGCGAAGCCTTGAAGGCCTCGAAGGCGTGAGAGAGTGGCTCAGCCATCAAGAACCACTAAGCGGAGCAGCAGTCGAACACCCCGCGGAAGGTCTCAAGATGCAAAGTGGTAGCGGTGAACCCGTTATATCTGATGTCCTGCCCAAGACCCGCGGCATCAATATCTTCTCGTCACTCACTCGACAGTTTGAGTCTGTGGAAGGTCGCTTGAATGACTCGTCGCGGAGTGTAACAGTCCTGGCGCCTCGTAACAACGCCATCCAAGACCTCCCTCGCAAACCTTGGGAGAACCCTGATGATTACGAGAAATTCGGAGAAATAAAAGCGtatgaaggtgatgaaggaCAAGATCGGGCCAAGCGCAACCTGGAACGGTTTGTCTCAGCTCATATTGTTTTGCAAAGTCCATGGAaagagggggaggaagttgagacTCTTGGGGGAGATAAGGTAAAGTGGAAGAAAGATGGGGATAAGATATAT ATTGAGCCAAGCGGTATTCAGGTTGAGACTATCGCAGAGAAAGTCTCGAATGGGGAGGTGTGGGTACTGAACGGTGTTGTCAACTATGCCCACTGA